In Solobacterium moorei, a single genomic region encodes these proteins:
- a CDS encoding phosphocarrier protein HPr: protein MKEITVTVVDPVGLHARPATVAVNAASKFKSEVKVSYKGRTVNMKSIMGVMSLGIPTQSEITISCEGDDEDSAVKTIEDVLRAQKVIA, encoded by the coding sequence ATGAAAGAAATTACTGTTACAGTTGTTGACCCAGTAGGATTACATGCACGTCCTGCTACAGTTGCTGTAAATGCTGCAAGCAAGTTTAAGAGCGAAGTGAAGGTATCTTACAAGGGACGTACCGTGAATATGAAGTCCATTATGGGTGTTATGTCACTTGGAATTCCTACACAGTCTGAAATTACAATTTCCTGTGAAGGTGATGACGAAGATTCAGCTGTTAAGACAATTGAAGACGTATTACGCGCTCAAAAAGTTATTGCTTAA
- the rlmH gene encoding 23S rRNA (pseudouridine(1915)-N(3))-methyltransferase RlmH translates to MIKIIACGKLKEKWMKDGVAEYVKRIRPYDKLEVIEVQDEKAPETNSVAENEQVKVVEGQRILKKIRDDEYVILLDLAGMDIDSIALANKIQDCYNHARSKITFVIGGSLGLSNELIQRADFRWRISKVTFPHQLCRILVVEQIYRSFRILHNEPYHK, encoded by the coding sequence ATGATCAAGATTATTGCCTGTGGCAAACTAAAAGAGAAGTGGATGAAGGATGGTGTCGCAGAGTATGTAAAGCGTATTCGTCCTTATGATAAGCTTGAAGTCATTGAAGTACAGGATGAAAAAGCACCAGAGACAAACTCTGTTGCCGAAAATGAACAGGTAAAGGTTGTGGAAGGACAGCGGATATTAAAAAAAATACGTGATGATGAATATGTGATTTTACTAGATCTTGCGGGCATGGATATCGATTCTATCGCACTGGCAAATAAAATACAGGATTGTTATAATCATGCAAGAAGTAAGATTACATTTGTGATTGGTGGGTCTTTGGGGTTAAGCAATGAATTGATTCAGCGTGCTGATTTCCGCTGGCGTATCTCTAAGGTAACCTTTCCACATCAACTTTGTAGAATACTAGTAGTAGAACAAATCTATCGTAGCTTTCGTATTCTACATAACGAGCCATATCATAAGTAA
- a CDS encoding S1C family serine protease, translating into MMKKLMPVALALLLVWNLVLTIMLIRNLQKNTTGNSALEDMNSINYTTSDYTSAIEKSRSSVVTVESDGSYYSGIIIAKEKETVHILTTAKATKNGSPNVVFDSGVRVSSTVIGDDGESGVAVIQVTTNFEVKPFTILDTTALAQGANVVVMSGRNLTTGSAVVSSGIVSEPGVWRMNGTTTWLSSMLEMDTPITSIQEGGAVIDLNGSLVGVVASQPFQGNSRMEYAITANEIKLIYNALKTNGKVTRGALGVVVRNVSSMLAYEKSAQGINIDMKTGVYVQTVVEKKDAGDDLQVGDIITMIDGIEISSYQDVLARMYMHSAGDTVNVSIIRGGESKQIGVVLQ; encoded by the coding sequence ATGATGAAGAAGTTGATGCCGGTAGCGTTAGCGCTATTATTGGTATGGAATCTAGTCCTAACAATAATGTTGATTAGGAATCTGCAAAAGAATACTACAGGTAATAGCGCCCTTGAGGATATGAACAGTATAAACTATACAACATCAGACTATACTAGTGCGATTGAAAAGAGCAGAAGTAGTGTGGTTACGGTTGAAAGTGATGGTTCTTATTATAGTGGGATTATCATTGCGAAGGAAAAGGAAACAGTGCATATTTTAACAACCGCAAAGGCAACAAAGAATGGTAGTCCAAATGTTGTGTTTGACAGTGGTGTACGTGTTAGCTCTACTGTTATTGGTGATGATGGTGAAAGTGGAGTTGCGGTGATACAGGTAACAACAAACTTTGAAGTGAAGCCATTTACGATTTTAGATACAACTGCTTTAGCACAAGGTGCAAATGTGGTTGTGATGAGTGGTAGAAATCTAACGACTGGTAGTGCTGTCGTCAGCAGTGGTATTGTTTCAGAACCTGGTGTTTGGCGAATGAATGGCACAACAACTTGGTTATCTTCCATGCTAGAAATGGATACTCCAATCACTTCGATTCAAGAAGGTGGTGCAGTGATTGACTTAAATGGGTCACTCGTTGGTGTTGTTGCCAGTCAACCATTCCAAGGTAATTCTCGTATGGAATATGCAATCACTGCCAATGAAATCAAACTAATTTACAATGCACTTAAAACAAATGGAAAAGTAACACGAGGTGCACTAGGTGTTGTGGTGCGTAATGTATCAAGTATGCTTGCGTATGAAAAGAGTGCGCAGGGCATTAACATTGATATGAAGACTGGCGTATATGTCCAAACAGTCGTAGAGAAGAAAGATGCAGGAGATGATCTTCAGGTTGGAGATATCATTACAATGATTGATGGTATCGAAATATCTTCTTATCAAGATGTGCTCGCAAGAATGTACATGCACTCTGCTGGCGATACTGTAAATGTATCCATCATTCGTGGCGGTGAAAGTAAGCAGATTGGTGTGGTTCTACAATGA
- a CDS encoding MBL fold metallo-hydrolase: MMDFALLASGSKGNSFVIVDGTTKVMIDCGTTKKYLFEHLKELQIALDDLDAVLITHNHSDHISQIKHFASLPIYSPIEIPKIDTFYVKPGSSFTIETLRFTPIALSHDALNTVGYIVENGIEKLVYITDTGYINEKHIPRIKDADYIVLESNHDVQMLMATSRPQFTKQRIYSDTGHLCNEDCAAVLDKIVTEKTKMIILAHLSEQANTRKKALDTTVHALQNHSGLLHKNLLVCAAGQYEMIRKGIYDEEVDAGSVSAIIGMESSPNNNVD, encoded by the coding sequence ATGATGGACTTTGCACTATTAGCGAGTGGCTCAAAAGGAAATAGTTTTGTAATAGTAGATGGTACTACAAAAGTTATGATTGATTGTGGTACAACAAAGAAATATTTATTTGAGCATCTAAAAGAATTACAGATAGCATTAGATGATTTAGATGCAGTGCTAATCACACATAATCATTCTGATCATATCTCGCAAATCAAGCATTTTGCATCACTACCAATCTACTCTCCAATTGAGATACCAAAGATTGATACTTTCTACGTAAAGCCAGGTTCTTCCTTTACAATTGAAACCTTACGCTTTACGCCAATTGCGTTATCACATGATGCGTTAAACACAGTTGGATATATTGTTGAAAATGGAATTGAAAAACTTGTCTATATTACAGATACTGGGTATATCAATGAGAAGCATATTCCACGCATCAAAGATGCGGACTATATTGTGTTAGAGTCGAATCATGATGTACAGATGTTGATGGCAACGAGTCGTCCACAGTTTACCAAACAAAGAATTTATAGTGATACAGGACATTTGTGCAATGAGGATTGTGCAGCTGTTCTTGATAAAATTGTGACAGAGAAGACAAAGATGATAATTCTTGCGCATTTGAGTGAACAAGCAAATACACGCAAGAAAGCACTAGATACAACAGTACATGCATTACAAAATCATTCTGGGTTACTGCATAAAAACCTGCTTGTATGTGCAGCAGGACAGTATGAGATGATTAGAAAGGGTATATATGATGAAGAAGTTGATGCCGGTAGCGTTAGCGCTATTATTGGTATGGAATCTAGTCCTAACAATAATGTTGATTAG